The following proteins are co-located in the Cydia fagiglandana chromosome 2, ilCydFagi1.1, whole genome shotgun sequence genome:
- the LOC134679663 gene encoding small lysine-rich protein 1 — protein MAGKCKGKKKEKKEKKEKEEGDSKKAKKGGGRGKKGKSKGRCNVDMLTDAAMDNVYYGCHNVQELLQARGFHPPDFNKKKKKGKK, from the coding sequence ATGGCTGGCAAATGTAAaggaaaaaagaaagaaaaaaaggaGAAAAAGGAAAAGGAAGAAGGAGATAGTAAGAAGGCTAAGAAAGGTGGCGGGAGAGGCAAGAAAGGCAAGTCTAAGGGGAGATGCAACGTGGACATGTTGACTGACGCAGCCATGGACAATGTGTACTACGGGTGCCACAACGTGCAGGAGCTGCTGCAGGCCAGAGGGTTCCATCCGCCGGACTTTAATAAGAAGAAAAAGAAGGGCAAGAAATAA